Proteins from a single region of Flavobacterium sp. K5-23:
- a CDS encoding glycosyltransferase yields the protein MRILLVGEYSGFHNTLKEGLIQLGHEVILIGDNDFKNYPLDISVYAKTFKDNYVLNKIRQAIFRLTTIDLAQLEIAFRFFLNRKKLIGFDIVQLINEYPLHSNLYLEKKMLNYIFKNNKKTFLSSCGDDYPSVKYMLEDKFKYSVLTPCKTNPKLGHCQYTLCYATKPFKELHEFVYQNCIAVIPGDLDYAIPLQNHPKALPLIPYPINIDKNEFSPLIIKDKIIIFHGINEANYYKKGNNYFEKALEIIEEKYGDKVEITTTRSIPYATYIKLYNKAHILLDQTFSYDQGYNALEAMAKGKVVFTGAEQEFTAHYNLKERVCINALPEVESLVTELSHLIENPEEIIAISKRARAFIEKEHDYIIVANKYLEVWKKN from the coding sequence ATGAGGATTTTACTAGTAGGCGAATACAGTGGGTTTCACAATACCCTAAAAGAAGGGCTTATTCAGCTTGGCCATGAAGTAATTCTCATAGGGGATAATGATTTCAAGAACTACCCCTTGGATATTTCTGTTTATGCAAAAACCTTCAAAGACAATTATGTATTAAATAAAATACGGCAAGCCATTTTTAGGTTGACCACAATTGATCTCGCCCAATTAGAAATTGCCTTTCGATTCTTTTTAAACAGAAAAAAGCTAATTGGTTTTGATATTGTTCAGTTGATAAACGAATATCCTTTGCATTCTAATTTGTATTTGGAAAAAAAAATGTTGAATTATATTTTTAAAAACAATAAAAAAACATTCCTTTCCTCTTGTGGAGATGATTATCCAAGCGTAAAGTATATGCTTGAAGACAAATTTAAATATTCGGTATTAACACCATGCAAAACAAACCCAAAACTTGGGCATTGCCAATATACACTTTGCTATGCAACGAAACCCTTTAAAGAGTTACACGAATTTGTGTATCAAAATTGCATTGCCGTAATTCCTGGGGATTTAGATTACGCCATTCCGTTGCAAAATCATCCGAAAGCTCTTCCTTTGATTCCCTATCCTATTAACATAGATAAAAACGAATTCAGTCCTCTTATAATAAAAGACAAAATCATTATTTTTCACGGAATTAATGAGGCCAATTACTATAAAAAAGGAAATAATTATTTTGAAAAGGCACTAGAAATCATTGAAGAAAAATATGGTGATAAAGTCGAAATAACTACCACTCGAAGTATTCCTTATGCCACTTACATTAAGTTATACAATAAAGCACATATTTTATTAGACCAAACCTTTAGTTATGATCAAGGATATAATGCACTTGAGGCTATGGCAAAAGGTAAGGTGGTTTTCACAGGAGCAGAACAAGAATTCACAGCTCATTACAATTTAAAAGAAAGAGTTTGTATTAATGCGCTCCCAGAAGTAGAAAGTTTAGTGACTGAGTTATCCCATTTAATTGAAAATCCTGAAGAAATAATAGCCATTAGTAAAAGAGCTAGAGCTTTTATCGAAAAGGAACATGATTATATTATAGTTGCTAATAAGTATTTGGAAGTTTGGAAAAAAAACTAA
- a CDS encoding O-antigen translocase: MLKNILQSSLFKITSLNSMSVLLKIGIGLVTSKLLAVFVGPSGIALVGNLRNFISSLEGISTLGFQNGIVKYVAENKDDNNQLKKIISTVFFSLLFVGFFLSGFLFFFADYWCFKILGNNDEYLIVFKALALALPWYSISIFLASVLNGKGRFKKVIWINSIGNVIGLILSLVLILQFRTLGALLSIVISPALLFFVTFYYINKEIPFWNSVRIRYFDFHFILKMASYSVMVLVSAVFGPLVFLAIRTNLIQSIGIEQAGFWETMMRISTYYLLFVSTILSVYFLPKLVESKNNLETKKVFWSFYKNIIPLFVVGVTLIYFARFFIVQLLFTDEFLPVTTLFFWQIVGDVLKVASLILGFQFFAKKLTVPFVLTELLSLTTLYFSSKYLITVFGVEGVVIAHALTYFVYLTVLVVYFRKSLF, encoded by the coding sequence GTGTTAAAAAACATATTACAGTCAAGCTTGTTTAAAATCACTTCTTTAAACAGTATGAGTGTTCTGTTAAAAATAGGTATCGGGCTGGTGACTTCTAAATTGTTAGCGGTATTTGTTGGTCCATCAGGTATAGCTTTAGTTGGGAATCTCAGGAATTTTATATCTTCACTGGAAGGGATTTCTACTTTGGGATTTCAAAACGGAATAGTCAAATATGTTGCTGAAAATAAAGACGACAACAATCAATTAAAAAAAATAATTTCAACGGTCTTTTTCAGTTTGTTGTTTGTTGGTTTTTTTTTAAGCGGTTTCTTGTTTTTTTTTGCGGATTATTGGTGTTTTAAAATTTTAGGTAATAACGATGAGTACTTAATTGTATTTAAAGCCTTGGCTCTAGCCTTACCCTGGTATAGTATTTCCATATTTTTGGCATCTGTACTTAATGGAAAGGGTAGATTTAAAAAAGTAATCTGGATAAATAGTATTGGTAATGTAATAGGACTGATTTTGTCACTGGTTTTGATTTTACAGTTCAGGACTTTAGGAGCATTATTGTCAATTGTAATTTCACCAGCCTTATTGTTCTTTGTGACTTTTTATTACATAAATAAGGAAATTCCTTTTTGGAACAGTGTTAGAATTCGATATTTTGATTTTCATTTTATTTTAAAAATGGCTTCTTATTCAGTAATGGTTTTGGTTTCTGCCGTTTTTGGGCCTCTGGTTTTTTTAGCTATCAGGACTAATTTAATACAATCTATTGGGATTGAACAAGCCGGTTTTTGGGAAACAATGATGCGAATATCGACTTACTATTTACTTTTTGTAAGTACTATTTTATCTGTTTATTTTTTGCCTAAATTAGTTGAGTCCAAGAATAATCTGGAAACGAAAAAGGTGTTTTGGAGTTTTTATAAAAATATAATTCCTCTTTTTGTTGTTGGGGTAACCTTGATTTATTTTGCTCGCTTTTTTATTGTTCAACTTCTTTTTACAGATGAATTTCTTCCTGTAACAACCCTGTTTTTTTGGCAGATAGTTGGTGATGTTTTAAAAGTGGCATCTTTGATTTTAGGGTTTCAATTTTTTGCTAAAAAACTGACTGTTCCATTTGTATTAACTGAATTACTATCGCTTACGACACTCTATTTTTCGAGTAAATATCTAATTACAGTTTTTGGTGTTGAAGGAGTTGTTATAGCACACGCTCTAACGTATTTTGTTTACTTAACCGTATTAGTGGTTTATTTCAGGAAAAGCTTGTTTTAG
- a CDS encoding glycosyltransferase produces the protein MTQKKVYKICLISEQLANGGAERCAALLSQFFENKNVEVHHVTILDIIEYEYSGQLLNLGEQKNKTNGLFNKLKRFNILRKYLKEHSFDYIIDFRVKNNQFQEFLTTKLLYKSPYIMTVHSYMTEMYFPKLQFLAKKIYSDAYGIVTVSKKIEEKIQKELQYNNLFTINNPIDIESIQRQSREEIDVDFKYILAVGRMVDNIKQFDKLITAYYHSNLPKENIHLVLLGDGVFREKLEEQVGQLNIVDKVHFLGWKENPFCFMKNAVFTVLSSKNEGFGNVLAESLACQTPVISFDCLSGPAEIVIDRYNGLLVEDQNIEKLTQAMNLMIEDIELYHFCKQNALKSIEKFSLENIGNQWLEYLKIDVS, from the coding sequence ATGACTCAAAAGAAAGTTTATAAAATTTGTCTTATTAGTGAACAACTCGCCAATGGCGGTGCTGAACGCTGTGCCGCATTATTGTCTCAATTTTTCGAAAACAAGAATGTGGAAGTCCATCATGTCACAATTTTGGATATAATTGAATACGAATATTCAGGTCAGCTTTTAAATCTAGGAGAACAGAAGAACAAAACAAATGGACTCTTCAATAAACTGAAAAGATTCAATATTCTTAGAAAATATTTAAAAGAGCATTCCTTTGATTACATAATTGATTTTAGGGTTAAAAACAATCAGTTTCAGGAGTTTTTGACTACTAAGTTACTCTACAAATCGCCTTATATAATGACGGTTCATAGCTATATGACTGAGATGTATTTCCCTAAATTGCAGTTTCTAGCCAAAAAAATATATTCCGATGCATATGGAATTGTCACCGTTTCTAAAAAAATAGAAGAGAAAATCCAAAAGGAATTACAATACAATAATTTATTTACGATTAACAATCCCATAGATATAGAAAGTATTCAAAGACAATCTAGAGAAGAGATTGATGTCGACTTTAAATATATCCTGGCAGTAGGAAGAATGGTGGATAATATCAAACAATTTGATAAACTGATAACCGCTTATTACCATTCTAATTTACCAAAAGAGAATATTCATCTTGTTTTATTAGGGGATGGTGTTTTTCGTGAAAAATTAGAAGAGCAAGTTGGCCAACTTAACATTGTCGATAAGGTTCATTTTCTGGGTTGGAAAGAAAATCCGTTTTGTTTTATGAAAAATGCAGTATTTACTGTTTTGTCCAGTAAGAACGAAGGATTTGGGAATGTGCTCGCAGAATCACTTGCTTGCCAGACTCCGGTAATTTCTTTTGATTGTCTTTCTGGTCCTGCTGAAATTGTAATTGATAGATACAACGGACTATTAGTAGAAGATCAAAATATTGAAAAATTGACCCAAGCTATGAATTTGATGATAGAAGACATTGAGTTGTATCATTTTTGTAAACAGAACGCACTTAAAAGTATCGAAAAATTTTCATTGGAAAATATAGGCAATCAGTGGTTAGAATATCTTAAAATTGATGTAAGTTAG
- a CDS encoding FdtA/QdtA family cupin domain-containing protein — MNIEIINIPKIENSQGNLAVIEHNAIPFDIKRVYYLYDIPSSAKRGGHSHKKLKQVLVAISGSFDVVLKDGSQEQIVTLNKPDKGLLINSNVWRELENFSSGAVCLVMASDVFSEGDYIRDFQEYLDYLKFNHML, encoded by the coding sequence ATGAATATTGAAATCATTAATATCCCAAAAATTGAAAACAGCCAGGGAAATCTTGCTGTTATTGAACATAATGCAATTCCATTTGATATAAAAAGGGTGTATTATTTATATGATATCCCGAGTTCTGCAAAAAGGGGAGGGCATTCACATAAAAAGCTAAAACAAGTGCTGGTTGCTATTTCAGGAAGTTTTGATGTTGTTTTAAAAGATGGAAGCCAAGAACAAATTGTCACACTAAATAAGCCGGACAAAGGCTTGCTGATAAACAGTAATGTTTGGCGTGAATTGGAGAATTTTTCTTCTGGAGCGGTTTGCCTTGTTATGGCCTCTGATGTGTTTTCTGAAGGCGATTATATTCGGGATTTTCAGGAATATTTAGATTATTTGAAGTTTAATCATATGTTGTAA